A region of Rhizobium grahamii DNA encodes the following proteins:
- a CDS encoding aldose 1-epimerase family protein, translated as MPSLKRIANQYLTVDVSSFGAEMQALDTSDGKSWLWNGDAAFWNGRSPVLFPIVGKAPGDAVMIDGQSYPMNQHGFARRAEFTLASSSDTMCRYELASSPATKAVFPFEFLLAVEHVLEGRKLTVVAEVSNRDERPMPFGLGFHPAFVWPLPDAAGQDHIVTLDNQAEPALARLEGGLIAPGKLASPFKAGRLVLDPSMFKQDAMIFPEGAGKGLRYGAEGGPSLHFTFENLPNLALWQKPGAPFLCVEPWHGMAAEKDGSKELAKRPYSLTLPPGEVRRFAFTVEIVNE; from the coding sequence ATGCCAAGCCTGAAACGGATTGCCAACCAATACCTTACAGTTGACGTCTCCTCGTTTGGGGCGGAGATGCAGGCGCTCGACACCAGTGACGGAAAGTCGTGGCTCTGGAACGGCGACGCTGCTTTCTGGAACGGGCGTTCCCCCGTCCTGTTTCCCATCGTCGGCAAGGCGCCTGGCGATGCAGTGATGATCGACGGCCAGAGCTATCCGATGAACCAGCACGGCTTTGCCCGGCGGGCGGAATTCACGCTTGCTTCCTCCAGCGACACCATGTGCCGCTATGAGCTTGCGTCATCGCCGGCGACAAAGGCGGTCTTTCCGTTCGAATTCCTTCTGGCGGTCGAGCATGTGCTCGAGGGCCGGAAGCTGACAGTTGTCGCCGAGGTCTCCAATCGCGACGAGAGGCCGATGCCCTTCGGGCTAGGCTTCCACCCCGCCTTCGTCTGGCCGTTGCCTGACGCTGCAGGGCAGGACCACATCGTAACGCTCGACAATCAGGCAGAGCCTGCCCTGGCTCGGCTTGAGGGCGGGTTGATCGCGCCCGGAAAGCTGGCATCGCCCTTCAAGGCGGGCAGGCTTGTGCTTGATCCCAGCATGTTCAAGCAGGATGCGATGATCTTTCCCGAGGGCGCAGGCAAGGGGCTACGCTACGGCGCCGAGGGTGGGCCGTCGTTGCATTTCACCTTTGAGAATCTGCCCAATCTGGCGCTCTGGCAAAAGCCGGGTGCGCCGTTCCTCTGCGTCGAACCCTGGCACGGAATGGCAGCCGAAAAGGATGGTTCTAAGGAACTTGCGAAGCGGCCTTACAGCCTGACATTGCCGCCCGGCGAGGTGAGACGCTTTGCGTTCACGGTCGAGATCGTCAACGAGTAG